TTCAAGCCGGTGATCGCTCACAACTTCCTGATGAGCTGCCGCTTGATCGCCGATGGCTGCGACAGCTTCCGTGAAAACTGCGCCGTGGGCATCGAACCAAACCGTGAACGCATCAAGGAGCACGTGGGCAACTCGCTGATGCTGGTCACGGCGCTAAACCCTCACATCGGCTACGACAAGGCGGCGAAGATCGCGAAGACGGCCCACAAAGAGGGCAGCACCCTCAAGGCGGCTGCGGTCAAGCTGGGCTTCCTCACGGAAGAAGACTTCGACAAGTGGGTGCGCCCGGAAGACATGGTCGGCCCCAAGGGCTGAGCCCTCTGAGCATCTTAGAAACGCCCGGTTCCTTGAGGAAACCGGGCGTTTCCTGCTTTGTTGGGGCTACTTCTTGCCGACCTCGAGCAGCATGTACATCGCGCGGCCGCCTCGATAGACGAGGAGCAGCGCCTTGGTCCCTGGCTTGTGCTTGCCGAGCGCCTGCTCGAAATCGCTGACTGACTTGACCGCCCGCTTGTCGACGCTGGTCACGATGTCCCCGCGCTGGATCCCGGAGAGCTCCGCGGTGCTCCCGCTCTCCACGGACTTGACGATCACGCCACCGGGCACACTGTCCGGCAAGTGCAGGCGGCTCTTCAGCTCCGGAGTCAGCTCGTCCACCTTCACCCCGCCCCAGGACGAGGATGGTGCCGCTCGCGGTGACTTCGCGCGGCCCCCCTTGGCCTTCGCCTCTCCGAGCTTCACCTCCACGCTCAGCTGTTGCTTGCCGCGGAGCACACCAAGTTTCACGCTGTTGCCGGAACCGGCTGCGGCGATGGCGTTGCGGAGCTCACCCGTGGACTCCACCTCGGTGCCGTTCACGCTCAGGATGACATCGCCTTGCTGCAAGCCAGCTTTCGCGCCTGGCCCGCTCTTTTCCATATCGGAAACCACGACGCCGTGGGTCGCGGACACGCCGAGCGCCTGCCCAAGCTCCGCATCGAGATCCTGAATGACGACGCCAAGCCAACCGCGCCGCACCTCGCCAAACTCGATCAAGCTGTGCATGATCTTCGACGCCATCGCGCTTGGGATCGCGAAGCCGATGCCGACGTTGCCTCCGCCACGCGCGAGGATGGCGGTGTTGATGCCCACCAGGTTGCCCTCCATATCGATCAACGCGCCACCAGAGTTGCCCGGGTTGATGGCCGCGTCGGTCTGAATGAAGTCCTCGTAGTCTACAATGCCCATGTTGGAGCGCCCCTTGGCCGAGACGATACCCATGGTCACCGTCTGGCCGACTCCGAACGGGTTCCCCACGGCAAGAACGATGTCTCCCAAGCGCAGGCGTGCGGAGTTACCAAAGCTGAGCGGCACGAGGCTCTGCGTATTTCCTTCGAGCTTGAGCACGGCAAGGTCGCTCTGTGGATCACTTCCGAGCACCCGCGCCTTGAGCCGCTCTCCGGACGCCGTGCGCACCAGGATGCGGTCCGCGTCGGCGATCACGTGGTGGTTCGTGAGCACCAGCTTTTCCCCCGGCGCGCCGGGGTCCGTCACGATCACGCCTGAACCGAGCCCGTACTCGTTGCGTCGCCGCGGCGGCTCACCCTCCGGAAAGAACCGCTTGAAGAACGGCTCGCCAAACGGCGTCCCTTCGAAGTCCACCTTGCGTCCGATCTTCGTCGCGCTGATGTTCACCACGCTCGGCGTGACGTGCTCCGCGACATCCGCGATGCTCGACGGCGAACCCACGCGCGAGAGCGCGGGGTGGGGCAACACGGTGAGCGGCGCAGGTTGGCTGGTTGGCGCTGGTTGTTGTTGGGGGGGAGGTGCATCAGGTGCCTTTGCGACTGGCGCTCCCCCAGCGCAGCCCGCAAGCAACGCACTCAACAGCACCAGCGCAGGTGCGCTGCCGTGGAGCCGTGACGAAGGCCTCACAGTGCCCACCTGACGCAATCCGTAACCTGGCATGATCCCTCCGTCTCTGGATCGTCTGACGCAGTAGCTCAGCGATCATTGGGGCGGATCGAAACACCACCCCAATGACTCTACGCGCGAGGCAGAGGCTTGGTTTTCCTCCGCACTAGCGGTGGGAGAAGGAACGCCCGAAACCGCTGATTTATTCGACTGAGAGCAACGCTCAGCCACCGAGCTCGGCGAGCCAATCGGCGATGGCGGGCAGCGGCATCACCTCGTTCACGACGCCGGCTCGCACCGCGGATCCAGGCATTCCGTAGACGACCGCGGTCTCCTCGCTCTCAGCGATCACGCGACCGCCAGCGGCGCGGATCGCCTTTGCGCCTTCCACACCGTCATCGCCCATGCCCGTGAGGATGACTCCCACGCAGCGTGAACCCGCGACCTTCGCCGCGGAAGCGAGCAACCGATCCGCGCTGGGAACGTAGCGGTCGGTGCTGTCTGGAAAGCGCACCCGTAGACGCACGGAGCTCATCACGCCTTCGCTCTCCACTTGCATCACCTTGCGACCAGGACACACGAACGCCGTCTGCTCGCTGACGACGTCCAGGTCCGTGGCTTCCGTGACCTGCAAGTGGCAGCGGCGATTCAGCCTCTCAGCGAAGGTACGGGTGAACTTCTCCGGCATGTGTTGAGCCACCAGCACCGAGATGCTGCGCTTCGGCGGCAAGCGACCGAAGATTTCCATCAGTGCCGTGGGGCCGCCGGTTGACGACGCGATGGCGACCAGGTGGCGAGGTGGGATCTTCGGCGCTTCAGTGCGTTTGACGTCGATGCGGTGACTGGAGACAGTCTCCAGCATGCGGCGAGCAGCGAATGCCTCGGGACGCAGCGCGCGCACCATCAGCACCTTCTGCAACAGCAGATCGCGCACTCCCAACATCTCCACGTCCACGTGGCGGTCAGGCTTGGGAATGAAGTCGAGCGCGCCGAGCTCCAAGGCGCGGAATACATTTTCCTTCTGGGAATAGCTCGAGACGACGATCACCGGCGTCGGCATCTTGCTCATCAAGATGCGCAAGAACGTGAAGCCATCCATCTTGGGCATCTCGAGGTCCAAGGTGATGACGTTCGGCTTGAGCGCGCCCACGAGCCGTAGCGCTTCCTCTCCATCAGCCGCGGTCCCAACGACCTTCACCTCGGGTGTCCCCGCCAGCGCCTGGGCGATGCTTCGGCGATTGAACGCCGAGTCGTCCACAATCAAGACCTTGATCGGCTCCGCCATCAGCCGCGTCTCCCCCCAGCCCCTACGGGACGCCGGTACACCAGATCCTCCGTCAGGTGGACCAGCTCGAAGGCGGTCGACACGTTGAGCAGAGACTCCGAGTGGCCCAGCATCAAGTACCCCCCAGGGAACAGTCGATCGTACAGCATATCGATGACCCGGCGACGTGACTGGACGTCAAAGTAGATGAGTACGTTGCGACAGAAGATGGCATCCACACGTCCGACGATCGGTGCCGTACTCGTATCCAACAAATTCAACTGCCCAAAGTGGCATTTGCGCCGAATGACATCATTGGCTTGGTAGGCGCGCCCACCCCGCTCTCCGCCGGGTACTTCCGTGAAGAAGGCATCTCTCACGGCATCTGGCATCGCTCGGAACGACGCGCCGCGGTACACGCCAGCGCGAGCACGCGCGACGTTGCGCCGTGACAAATCACTGCCGATCACTCGCACGTCCCAGCCATCGAATAGTCCACTCTGCTCGATCAGAATCGCGATGGAGTAGACCTCTTCGCCTGTCGAACAGCCCGCGCTCCACACCGAGAGCCGCCGCTTGGTGCGGTTCGCTTCCCAGAGACGAGGCAACAACTCATCGCGAAACGCGCGAAGCTGATACTCTTGACGAAAGAGGTACGTCTCTTTCGTGGTGAGTAGCTCCACTGCTTCTTCGAGCTCCGAGCGCCCTCGCAGGTTGAATCGCAAATATTTGTAGTAGTCGTCGAAACCCGTCAGATCGAGCGCCTCCAAGCGCTCGCTGAGCCGACGCTCGAAGAGGTACGCTGCGTCGTCGTCGAAGTGCAGCCCGGCGTACTCGTTGAACGCGTCTCGGAGCAGCCGAAACTCGTCGGGGCGAATGCGCCAGGGGCTGCCGAAGTCGTCGCGGATCCGCTTCACGAGTCCTTCCGGGCGGCCATGATGCTGCCAGGCGGTGGCGTGGTCGTGCGACGACCAGACGCGGACTCCAGCGCCATCAGGGCACGCTGCACGGCTTCGCGAACCAGCGGCTCCGATTCCGACGTCAAGCGTGCCTTCAAGAGTTCCAGCGTGCTCGCACCACCGATGCGCCCCAACAAGTCCGCCGCGAGACGTCGAACATCCCACGCCTCGTGATCCAGGCAGGCGCCCAAGTGGGTGACAACTCGCGGGTCCCGCTGGTCAGCCAAGACTCGCACTGCTGATTTCACGACCTCGGAGTCGGGATGACTCAGCGAGTCGATCAAGGCTTCAATGGCGCGTCCCTCCTGACCGGAGCCGTGCAGGCTCAGGCGCCCCAGCGCCTCAACTGCAGACACCGCCGCCATCGCGGGCCCAGATCGGGCCAGTGGCTTGAGCACGTCGAGAGCCCGCGGGTCTGCCGTATCCCCGAGGGAATGAAGCGCCGCCGCCACCAGGATATCGTCGGTTGAGTTGTCGATCAGCTGGAGCAGCCGCTCCACGCCCGCCGGGCTCCCCTCGGGGCGCCGAATACGGCCCAGGCTCTTGACCGCGGCGAGCTGCACATCCCGCTCTTCGTCGGTAAGTGCGAACACCACGATCTCCACGCCGCGCTCGCTAGGGATACGGCTCAACGCCTCGACTGCAGCGCGTCGCACCGCGGTGGAGGAGTTGTTCAACGCGTCCGACAGGTAGTTCAAGTCGTCCTCGAGGCTACCCAGCACCTCGCCGCCAAGGCTTGCGATCAGAGTCGCCACGAGCAGGCCGCCGTCGGGCTCCGAAGCGTGCTGCCTTGCAAGTTTCCTTGCGGCAACGGGAAAGCTCACGGCGGAAGCGTTCAGGCTCTGCACCGCGGCCGCGCGAAGGCCCGGCGCCACATCGGTACGCAGCCAGCGAGACGCCGGCTCGAGCGCGCGCTCGTCATTGATCTCGGATAACGCTAGGAGCGCGGCTTTCACGACCGCAGGCTCGCCGGAGTTGAGCCCCTCCAGCACCACGTCCGTGCCCCGCCGGTTGTCGCTGCCTTTGGTGGTCGCCAAGAGACGCCCGAGCAGCGTGACTCCGGCAATACGCGAGGTGCGCGGACCGTCCGCAGCGAGCTTGATCAACGCAGGCACGGCGTCCGCACCGATCATCAAGAGCGCCTGCTCGGCTTCGCCGGCGGTCGCATCGTCCTCGAGTGAAGCGATGGCGGCGTCCGCTGCGTCGCGACCTCCCAGAGCGCCGCAAACCAGCAGCGCCATGCGGCGGCTCGCTTCGTCATCACCAGGTGTCGTCGCGAGGTGAAGCAGCTTCTTGCGCGCTCCAGCGCTAAGCCCTTCGAGCGCGCGGCGCACAGAACCCTCCGCGGAGACGCCGGTTGCGGCCAGGTCGCTCACGCTCTGCAACGCCGCATTCCAGGTGGCGCCACGCGCGGTGTTCAACGCGCTGACCAGTGGCAACGCCGCGCGAGGATCCTGGCAGCGCCCTGCCGCGATCAACGCTGAGCGCGCGAGCACGCGATCACTGAGCAAGGCTTCGACCTGCTCGAAGCGCAGCACGACCCCAAGACGGTTCAAGCCGTCGAGCGCTGCCAAGCGCATGAACTGATCCTCGGAAGCGAGGCATCCCTCGAGCAACGACACGGCGCGCTCGATGGAGGCCGTGCCGATACCTGCAATCGCCTCTACCGCGGCCGCGCGTACGTTCGGGTCCTCATCCTCGAGCAGCGCTTCCAATCCGACGAGCGCAGTTGCCGCGCCCGTCATCGCCAGCGCTTCGGCGGCCAACTTGCGACCGTCCGCATCAAGGCTGGACAGCGCCTGATTCAGCGCGGAAACGGCGGGCTCACCATAGCGACTGAGCGCCTCCACGGCTGCATTGCGCAGGCCTACGTTTTCTCCGGGTTGCAGGGCGGCGACCAGGGCGTTCAGTGACTCGGCATTGGGAGCAAGGCGCCCCGCCACTGCCACCGCCTCTTTGCGCACCCGCCAGTCCGAGTCGCCCAGCGCCTGCATCAAGAGCCGGACCCGATCCGACCCTCCATGGCTCACCAAGAGTGACGCAGCTTGTCGGCGTTGCTCTGGTTCGCTGGAGATCAGCGCCACCTCGAGGTCGGGAAAAGATATCACGTAGCGGCCTTGTTTCCTTGGGGAAGTTGCGCAGCCTGTTGCAGCTCGCCGGTATCGAGAGCCAAGGTCAGCTCATCAAAGCGGCCCACATCCAGGACGAAGGTGAGCACACCCTCGTGGCTTGTCACTCCGACGATACCGCGTACGTCGTCCCCGGAGCCCAAGCTCGGCGCAGGACGCAGCGCCTCCCCCGCGGTACCGAACACTTCGGTTACGCGATCGACGATCAACCCAACGGTGCGCCCTGCGCAGTCGACCAAGATCCACTTCTCCCGTCGGTCGTCGCGGGCCTCGTTCACACCGAAGCGTGCCCGCAGGTCAATCACGGGCAGCACCTCACCGCGATGATCCGCAACCCCCGCCACCACGAAGGGGGCATGGGGCAGTTCGGTCAGCCCAAGTGGATTGACGATTTCCCGCACGGAACTGATGGGCACCGCGTAGCTCACGTCTCCAACCACGAAGCCCACCAGACTCTTCGCGGAAACCGGACGGTACTTCTGGCTCACTGCAACCCCCGTTCAGGTGGCAGGTCCCGGTCGTAGAAAGCCAACTCCTCAGCCACGGTTGCCTCCGGAAACGATGCTTCCCAAGTTCAGTAACACGACGACACCGCTTGCCGGACGCGCAATCCCCATCACGTGCTCGGAGACGTCGCCGCCGAGCACCGTTTGCGCGATCTCGATCTCCGCTTCCGCAAGGCGGATCACTTGCTTGACCTCGTCCACCATCAAGCCGACCACTTCCCCGGAATTCGCGATAGCCAACAAGATGCGGCTACGTCGGGAGATCGGCGCCTCCTCGAGTCGCATGCGGCGCCGCAGGTCGACCACCGTGACCAACAGCCCGCGCACGCTGCACACACCGATCACGTCGCGGCCCGCTCGCGGGACTTCCGTGATCGGCGGGGGGCTGAGGATCTCGCGAATCCGCGTGAGCGCCACGGCGTAGACCTCACCGGCGAGGACGAAGGCAAGGTATTCGCGAATCACACCGCGATCCTCCGACACCTGCTGGGCGATCGCCTGCGGTGGCTTGTTGGTGCGTGTCAGCTCAGCCATTGCTCCTCATCAGCTCCCGCGGAGCGTCGATGCCTGCCAGCACCTCCTCGATCAACGCTGCCGCATCCAGCACTAGACCAACCTTCTGATCCTCCATCTCGGTGGCGCCGGCAAAGCCACGCACCGAGGCGAGGGTCTCACCTAGTGCCTTGATCACGATGTCTTGTTGGCCAACCAGGTGGTCAACCACCAGCCCGAGCCGCCGATTGCCGACCTCCGTCACCACGACGAAGCCTCGACCGTCCCGCGTGCCAGTCAGCTGGAACAGCTGACGGAGTCTGCACAGAGGAAGCGTGGTCCCGCGCAAGGTCATGACCTCGCGACCATCGACCACGCGGATACCACGCTCATCGAAGGCGATTGCCTCGCTCACACTGGAGAGCGGAATGGCGAACACCTGACTTGCTACGCGGATCACCAGGGCACTGACGATGGCCAAGGTGATCGGCAGCGTAATGGTCATCTTCGTGCCGATACCGCGCTCGGAGTGCACGTCGATGACACCGCCAAGCTTGGCGATGTTCGTCTTGACGACGTCCATGCCAACGCCCCGACCGCTGAAGTCACTCGCCTCATCGCGAGTGCTGACGCCGGGCAAGAAGATCAACGCCAAGATCTCTTCGCGAGTGAGGTCGCCCACGTCCTCGCGGTCGACCTTGCCGATGCGCACCGCTTTTTCCAGCAGCGCAGCTTCGTCGATACCGGCCCCGTCATCCTCGATCTCGATCATGACGTGGTTGCCTTTTTGATAGGCATTCAACGCGATCGTACCCGCCGGCGGTTTCCCTACGGATTCGCGCTGACGTGAACTCTCGATGCCATGGTCGATCGCGTTGCGGATCATGTGCATGAGCGGGTCGCTCAGCTCTTCCACGATCAGCTTGTCGATCTCCGTCTCGGCGCCGGTGATG
This Polyangiaceae bacterium DNA region includes the following protein-coding sequences:
- a CDS encoding purine-binding chemotaxis protein CheW codes for the protein MAELTRTNKPPQAIAQQVSEDRGVIREYLAFVLAGEVYAVALTRIREILSPPPITEVPRAGRDVIGVCSVRGLLVTVVDLRRRMRLEEAPISRRSRILLAIANSGEVVGLMVDEVKQVIRLAEAEIEIAQTVLGGDVSEHVMGIARPASGVVVLLNLGSIVSGGNRG
- a CDS encoding protein-glutamate O-methyltransferase CheR, whose protein sequence is MRPDEFRLLRDAFNEYAGLHFDDDAAYLFERRLSERLEALDLTGFDDYYKYLRFNLRGRSELEEAVELLTTKETYLFRQEYQLRAFRDELLPRLWEANRTKRRLSVWSAGCSTGEEVYSIAILIEQSGLFDGWDVRVIGSDLSRRNVARARAGVYRGASFRAMPDAVRDAFFTEVPGGERGGRAYQANDVIRRKCHFGQLNLLDTSTAPIVGRVDAIFCRNVLIYFDVQSRRRVIDMLYDRLFPGGYLMLGHSESLLNVSTAFELVHLTEDLVYRRPVGAGGRRG
- a CDS encoding HEAT repeat domain-containing protein, which codes for MISFPDLEVALISSEPEQRRQAASLLVSHGGSDRVRLLMQALGDSDWRVRKEAVAVAGRLAPNAESLNALVAALQPGENVGLRNAAVEALSRYGEPAVSALNQALSSLDADGRKLAAEALAMTGAATALVGLEALLEDEDPNVRAAAVEAIAGIGTASIERAVSLLEGCLASEDQFMRLAALDGLNRLGVVLRFEQVEALLSDRVLARSALIAAGRCQDPRAALPLVSALNTARGATWNAALQSVSDLAATGVSAEGSVRRALEGLSAGARKKLLHLATTPGDDEASRRMALLVCGALGGRDAADAAIASLEDDATAGEAEQALLMIGADAVPALIKLAADGPRTSRIAGVTLLGRLLATTKGSDNRRGTDVVLEGLNSGEPAVVKAALLALSEINDERALEPASRWLRTDVAPGLRAAAVQSLNASAVSFPVAARKLARQHASEPDGGLLVATLIASLGGEVLGSLEDDLNYLSDALNNSSTAVRRAAVEALSRIPSERGVEIVVFALTDEERDVQLAAVKSLGRIRRPEGSPAGVERLLQLIDNSTDDILVAAALHSLGDTADPRALDVLKPLARSGPAMAAVSAVEALGRLSLHGSGQEGRAIEALIDSLSHPDSEVVKSAVRVLADQRDPRVVTHLGACLDHEAWDVRRLAADLLGRIGGASTLELLKARLTSESEPLVREAVQRALMALESASGRRTTTPPPGSIMAARKDS
- a CDS encoding DegQ family serine endoprotease, which produces MPGYGLRQVGTVRPSSRLHGSAPALVLLSALLAGCAGGAPVAKAPDAPPPQQQPAPTSQPAPLTVLPHPALSRVGSPSSIADVAEHVTPSVVNISATKIGRKVDFEGTPFGEPFFKRFFPEGEPPRRRNEYGLGSGVIVTDPGAPGEKLVLTNHHVIADADRILVRTASGERLKARVLGSDPQSDLAVLKLEGNTQSLVPLSFGNSARLRLGDIVLAVGNPFGVGQTVTMGIVSAKGRSNMGIVDYEDFIQTDAAINPGNSGGALIDMEGNLVGINTAILARGGGNVGIGFAIPSAMASKIMHSLIEFGEVRRGWLGVVIQDLDAELGQALGVSATHGVVVSDMEKSGPGAKAGLQQGDVILSVNGTEVESTGELRNAIAAAGSGNSVKLGVLRGKQQLSVEVKLGEAKAKGGRAKSPRAAPSSSWGGVKVDELTPELKSRLHLPDSVPGGVIVKSVESGSTAELSGIQRGDIVTSVDKRAVKSVSDFEQALGKHKPGTKALLLVYRGGRAMYMLLEVGKK
- a CDS encoding chemotaxis protein CheW, coding for MVGDVSYAVPISSVREIVNPLGLTELPHAPFVVAGVADHRGEVLPVIDLRARFGVNEARDDRREKWILVDCAGRTVGLIVDRVTEVFGTAGEALRPAPSLGSGDDVRGIVGVTSHEGVLTFVLDVGRFDELTLALDTGELQQAAQLPQGNKAAT
- the cheB gene encoding chemotaxis-specific protein-glutamate methyltransferase CheB, whose protein sequence is MAEPIKVLIVDDSAFNRRSIAQALAGTPEVKVVGTAADGEEALRLVGALKPNVITLDLEMPKMDGFTFLRILMSKMPTPVIVVSSYSQKENVFRALELGALDFIPKPDRHVDVEMLGVRDLLLQKVLMVRALRPEAFAARRMLETVSSHRIDVKRTEAPKIPPRHLVAIASSTGGPTALMEIFGRLPPKRSISVLVAQHMPEKFTRTFAERLNRRCHLQVTEATDLDVVSEQTAFVCPGRKVMQVESEGVMSSVRLRVRFPDSTDRYVPSADRLLASAAKVAGSRCVGVILTGMGDDGVEGAKAIRAAGGRVIAESEETAVVYGMPGSAVRAGVVNEVMPLPAIADWLAELGG